A window from Rhea pennata isolate bPtePen1 chromosome 1, bPtePen1.pri, whole genome shotgun sequence encodes these proteins:
- the CHORDC1 gene encoding cysteine and histidine-rich domain-containing protein 1: MSSLCYNRGCGQRFDPETNTEDSCTYHPGVPVFHDALKGWSCCKRRTTDFSDFLSIVGCTKGLHNSEKPPEPVKPEVKTTSERKELAELKPKFQEHIIQAPKPLETIKRPSPDEPMTSLQLKVSASLKQALDKLKLSTENEEKKEEESDEIKIGTACKNAGCSKTYEGPQSTEVVCIYHSGVPIFHEGMKYWSCCKRKTSDFNTFLAQEGCTRGTHVWTKKDAGKKVVPCRHDWHQTGGEVTISVYAKNSIPDLSYVEANSTMLNIHIVFEGEKEFHHSVKLWGVIDVKRSYVNMTATKIELTMRKAEPLLWASLELPISSAQQKKENSDQ; encoded by the exons atgTCCTCGCTCTGCTACAACCGGGGCTGCGGCCAGCGCTTCGACCCCGAAACCAACACGGAGG attcATGTACATATCATCCAGGTGTGCCAGTCTTTCATGATGCTCTGAAA GGTTGGTCATGTTGTAAAAGAAGAACAACAGACTTTTCTGACTTCTTAAGCATTGTG GGCTGTACAAAGGGTCTCCATAACAGTGAGAAACCTCCTGAGCCTGTTAAACCAGAAGTCAAAACTACCTCTGAACGAAAGGAGCTAGCTGAACTGAAACCCAAATTTCAAGAACACATAATTCAGGCACCAAAACCACTGGAAACAATTAAAAGACCAAG CCCAGATGAACCAATGACAAGTTTGCAACTGAAAGTATCAGCTTCCTTGAAGCAAGCTTTAGATAAACTGAAATTGTCAacagaaaatgaggagaaaaaag AAGAGGAGAGTGATGAAATCAAGATTGGGACAGCATGTAAAAATGCAGGCTGTTCAAAA ACATACGAAGGACCACAGAGCACAGAAGTAGTATGTATATACCATTCTGGTGTACCTATATTCCATGAAGG GATGAAGTATTGGAGCtgttgtaaaagaaaaacatctgacTTCAATACATTTTTAGCTCAAGAAGGTTGTACAAGAGGAACACATGTATGGACTAAAAAGGATGCA GGAAAGAAAGTAGTTCCATGCAGGCATGACTGGCACCAAACTGGAGGGGAAGTAACTATCTCAGTATATGCTAAAAACTCCATTCCCGATCTTAGTTACGTAGAAGCAAATAGCACAATG tTAAATATCCACATTgtatttgaaggagaaaaagaatttcatCACAGTGTGAAATTATGGGGA gTAATTGATGTAAAGAGGAGTTATGTAAACATGACTGCTACGAAGATCGAGCTTACTATGAGAAAAGCAGAGCCCCTATTATGGGCAAGTCTTGAATTACCAATATCCAgtgcacaacagaaaaaagagaattcagATCAATAA